Within the Planctomycetia bacterium genome, the region CGGTTGCGGCACGGCCGCGAACGGCTGCACGACTTTGGGACAGCTCGCCCCGCCGCCGCACACGATCGCGATTAGCACGAACAACCAAATTGCCGAAGCTCGCCCCACGCGTTCATCCTTGAACGTGTACGTTAGTTTGAAGTTTTCAGTGTTCAGTTTTCAGTCGGGGCACTCTCGCGCTGCGCTCCAACCTTCCCGATGGGTTCGCCGCCGGCGAACAGGAGTTGTTCCAGTTCGCGCTGGATCTCTTCGATTCTTGCTTCGTCCGGCGTTTGGACTGGCACGTGATACGTCTTTTCATCGCGTGGGCAGTACAGGGCCAATTGCGCTTCGCCTTGTGGCGATTGTTCCGTCTCTTCGAGACGGAGGATTCTGCGCCGCACGAGCAACAACGCCATCACATAACACTTGTCCGCTTGTTCCGGCCGCGTCAGCAAGTCCTGAAACACTTCCAACAGCACGTCGTTCGGCGCCCAGCGCGCGCGGCGCGTCTCCGGCGTCGGCACGCGCGACTTCCACCAGGAAATCGTCTCGTCCCGCGGTCCCGTCCACGCACTGACTGAGTAGTCCACGCGCTCCAAGTCCGCGCCTTGGGAGCGCAACTCCGTGAAGTACTCCTCACCGTCCTCCAGCCGCCGCCCCGAGACGGAGCAATGTCGCGAACAGCGTTGGACTTCGATGTCGGTCATGGTTGGAACCGCGAAAGACGCGAAATGGCGAGAAAGAGAGGAAGGGGGAGTGCGAAGTTTATGCTGTCGATCCTTGGCAGACTCATTGATGTGCGAAACTGGGAGACCTTCGGTCGACCCGGTGGCACGGTCGGGAGACCGTGCCACAACAAGACGTGCCACAACAAGCAAAAGACCTCGGAACTTTTCCGCGTACTACCGTGTATTCGGTGGACAAAGCCCCCAGCTCCCCTGTCGCGATGTTTCGCGCATTTCGCGGTTCCATCCGATAAGAAGCGCGGCGAATCCTACGGGATTTCCGCTTTTTGCTCAATACGCGGTGAAAAACCGCTCTGAGGACCCGCCGGGGCCGATTTTGAGCGTGACTTGGCGCAGGCAGCGCGGGCAGTTGCCGACGTAGGCCGTTTCCTCGCGGTTGACGTAGATCCGCGCGTAGCGATCGCAGCAGGCGAAATTGATACCGATGAAGCGGCGCTGCCCAGACGGCTTGTCGGCCGTTCCACCCGGCGAAGATTCGAGATCAAGATGCTCGCCGGCCATGGCGGAAATCCGGAGGGGGCTTAATCGGGAAGGGGATTCTAATAAGTAGGTGGAATAGGGAGTAGGTGAAGTAGTAAGTAGGTGGAGTAGCAGGAACGCAGATCAACTCTACTTCACCTACTGCGCCTACTTCGCCTACTCCGCCTACTCCCCAATCCATTACCCAGCAACAGCTTCCGGCTCGTTGACACTCGATTTTCCCGTCGCTAGCATGACCGGACTTTCCCACGGATTCATCGCCACCCCACATGCCCGAGTGAGTGTTCCCATCATGAGCGGTCATCAGCAAACGGCCACGCATCGCCACGGCAAGCATTCGTACCACCAAATCGGCCTCGTCCGCGGCCAGTTCGGCAACGTGGACGAGACGAAGTGGCTCGATTGGATCGCGGACGCCGGCTTCGATGGTTGGGAAGAAGCCAGTTGGGAACTCGACCTCGGACGCTGCGGCGACGACGCCGGGGCCGCCAAGTACGCCGAAGAACGGGTTGGCAAAGCGAAATCGCGCGGACTGGAAATTTTTTCGTTGGCCGCGCACCTGCAGGGCCAGGCCCTGGGCGATGAGCCGAGCGCCAAGACGTTGCAATTCATTGGCGGCGAATCGGTCGAGGCCTACGCCGCCTGGCGGAAAGCCGGCCACGAGCCGCCGCGGACCGACCCGTACTTCGTGCCGGCGGACGTGGCGGAAATCGCGCGGAAGCAATCGTCGACGGCGCTCGTGAACACCGTGCGGCTGGCCCATTACGTCGGCAAACTGCAAAACCGCACCGTGCCGGTGAGCGGCTTCGTCGGCTCGCCGGCCCATTGCTGGAGTCATTGGTTTTTGTTTCCGCCGTTGCCGAAGTCCTTGGGCGGGTATCCGATTCCGTGCGTGTACGAAACCAGCCTGCAACTGCTGGTCGAGCGTTTCGCGCCGGTGTTCGACGCTTGTAAGAAATACGGCACGACGTATGACCTGGAATGCCATCCCAGCGAACGGGCGATGGGCGATATCACCAGCGCCGGGCAATACCTGGCCGCGCTCGACAAGGCCGGCTATGAGAAGGTCGCCGGGTTCAATTTCGATTGTTCGCACATGGAGTGGCAAGGAGTCTCCGGCGTCGACTTCATCCGCACGCACGGCCACCGCATCCACTGCGCGCACATCAAGGGCGTGCAGGTGATCCGCGGCTACACGCGCAATGGTCGTCTCGGCGGCCACCAACCGATGGGCGATCGCCACAACGGCTGGAACTTCGTCACCGCCGGCACCGCCCGTGATGCGACGAACACCGAAGAACTGATGGTGGAGCTAAATCGCGTCGGCTACAGCGGCGCGGTGTCGATTGAATGGGAAGACAACGACGTGGAGCAACACGCCGGAGCGAAGTCGGCCCTGGCAAACGTCCACCGCGCCGACCAACCGCCGAGCGGGATGCGGCATGACGAGCAGCTCAAGGCGTAGGAGTGGAATGTCGAATGACGAAATCCGAATGACGAATCAAGCTTGAATGTCGAATGCTTGAATGCTTGAATGGCGAAACAGGCTCGCTTAGTAGCGTCATAGAGCCAG harbors:
- a CDS encoding sugar phosphate isomerase/epimerase translates to MSGHQQTATHRHGKHSYHQIGLVRGQFGNVDETKWLDWIADAGFDGWEEASWELDLGRCGDDAGAAKYAEERVGKAKSRGLEIFSLAAHLQGQALGDEPSAKTLQFIGGESVEAYAAWRKAGHEPPRTDPYFVPADVAEIARKQSSTALVNTVRLAHYVGKLQNRTVPVSGFVGSPAHCWSHWFLFPPLPKSLGGYPIPCVYETSLQLLVERFAPVFDACKKYGTTYDLECHPSERAMGDITSAGQYLAALDKAGYEKVAGFNFDCSHMEWQGVSGVDFIRTHGHRIHCAHIKGVQVIRGYTRNGRLGGHQPMGDRHNGWNFVTAGTARDATNTEELMVELNRVGYSGAVSIEWEDNDVEQHAGAKSALANVHRADQPPSGMRHDEQLKA